Genomic window (Gelria sp. Kuro-4):
CACTGCCGCCATGTACGCTCAGGCGTACCTCGCCCCGGACAGCCAGGCCGCCTGCCCGGCCGACGCCCTCACGGTGAACCCGTACCTGGGGCGCGACAGCGTGGACCCCTTTGTCCAGGCGGCACAGGAAAACGGCAAGGGTATCTTCGTCCTGGTGCGCACCTCCAACCCGGGAGCCGGCGACCTGCAGGACCTCACGGCGCGTGAAACGGGACGCCCCCTCTGGCAGGAGGTCGCCGCCTGGGCGGCGGCCTGGGCGGAGGCCGCCCGCGGCGCAGAGGTCTACTCGCCCGTGGGTATCGTCGCCGGCATCACTTACCCGGAGGAGGCCGGGTTCCTGCGCCGCCGGCTGCCCCACTCCTACCTCCTCCTTCCCGGCGTGGGGGCCCAGGGCGGCAAAGCCGGCGACACCCTCCCCTGCTTCGACAAGGAGGGGTTGGGCGCGCTGGTGGTGGCGGCGCGCAGCGTTATCTACGCCTTCAGCCGCTCGCCGTATAAGGACCGCTTTACGCCGGACGAATTCGCGGCCGCCTCACGGCAGGCCGCAGCCGACCTCATCGCGGAACTCAGCGCAGCCGGGTACAAAGTGGGGAGGTGAAGGAAATGACCTGTGTCCTGGCGGAAACAGCCGGCCCGTATGAGTTCTTCGCGCTGCTCAAGAAGGAACAAGGCCCGGGAAGTGGGAAAACCGGCGCCGTCTGGATGGAGGTTACCGCCGGCACGCCGGCGCCGGAAGCCGCGCGGCGCATAGCCGAAGCTCGCTACCGACTGCGCCGGCCGCTGGTCGCCGCCCTTGAAGTAGGACTTCCCGCCGCTGCAGACGGACTCCCCCGTCTCGCCCGTGCCGTAGCGGCCGCCGGGGCCGACGCTGTGGTCCTTACCGCGCCGAACGCCCAGCAGGCCTCCCAGGCGCTGGCTGCGGTCCACCCGGCCATCACCCTGCCCCTCATCGTGCGCTGCCCGGTGCTTACCGCAACCGAAGCCGAGGACCTGGTGCACGCCGGCGCCGACGCCGTTCTCCTCGAGAACGCTGCCGAGGCTTCCGGAAAAACTGCGTCATCAGCCCCCTTTGCGCCGGCCCACCAGCCCCCGCCCGCTTGGTGAACACGAAAGGAGCGACTTTCATCATGATGAACAAGGAACAAATCGAAGGCATCCTGCGCCGAACCGGCGCCTACCTGAGCGGCCACTTCCACCTGAGCTCCGGCCGTCACAGCGACACCTACCTGGAGAAATTCGCCGTGTTGCAGCATCCGGAGCACACCGCCGCCCTCTTGACCGAGCTGGCCGCACGCGTGCGAGGGCTTGAGCCGGACGTGGTGGTGGGCCCAGCCACGGGCGGCATTATCCTGGCCTACGAGCTGGGGCGCCAACTGGGTACGCGCGCCCTCTTCACCGAACGGGAAAACGGCGTTATGAAACTGCGCCGCGGCTTTACCCTGGAGCCCGGCGAAAAGGTCCTCGTGGTGGAGGACATCGTCACCACCGGCGGTTCCGTGCGCGAAGTGTTGAGCGCCTTGGAAAAGGCCCAGGCGCATGTGGTGGGCATCGCCTGCCTGGTGGAGCGCAGCGGCGGCCGAG
Coding sequences:
- the pyrF gene encoding orotidine-5'-phosphate decarboxylase translates to MESFVQRLEDAIVTKKSPLVIGLDPDLSRFPPALRTAAAQDKEAAARAILAFNRALIDATCELAAAVKPQAAFYERYGSAGIRALEETAAYARRKGLLVILDAKRGDVPNTAAMYAQAYLAPDSQAACPADALTVNPYLGRDSVDPFVQAAQENGKGIFVLVRTSNPGAGDLQDLTARETGRPLWQEVAAWAAAWAEAARGAEVYSPVGIVAGITYPEEAGFLRRRLPHSYLLLPGVGAQGGKAGDTLPCFDKEGLGALVVAARSVIYAFSRSPYKDRFTPDEFAAASRQAAADLIAELSAAGYKVGR
- the pyrE gene encoding orotate phosphoribosyltransferase produces the protein MMNKEQIEGILRRTGAYLSGHFHLSSGRHSDTYLEKFAVLQHPEHTAALLTELAARVRGLEPDVVVGPATGGIILAYELGRQLGTRALFTERENGVMKLRRGFTLEPGEKVLVVEDIVTTGGSVREVLSALEKAQAHVVGIACLVERSGGRVDFGFPLFPLLTLDIPSWEPAACPLCAQGVPIEEPGSRYLKKH